One genomic segment of Gossypium arboreum isolate Shixiya-1 chromosome 3, ASM2569848v2, whole genome shotgun sequence includes these proteins:
- the LOC108476389 gene encoding E3 ubiquitin-protein ligase RING1: MSSDGNVNGGAGANSLVTNKPFFCYQCNRTVTVTIASSDPSCPICQGGFLEEYENPIPNQASNFRNPNPVSHSSSSLSDPFSSILPLLTAMNSSPSPAYVDLESTGLFESTVTTRADPFAFDPFTFIRNHLSDLRSSGAQIEFVIQNSPSESGFRLPANLGDYFIGPGLEQLIQQLAENDPNRYGTPPASKSAIDSLPSVKITKDHLSSKSNQCAVFMDDFEEGIQAKRMPCRHLYHKDCILPWLELHNSCPVCRHELPTDDPDYERRVRGAQGTNGGNDGADTGGSGQRSAGDNQTAERSFRISLPWPFQARASGSGSADNAETRQEDLD, encoded by the coding sequence ATGTCGTCCGACGGGAACGTCAACGGCGGCGCCGGCGCTAACTCCCTCGTTACCAATAAACCTTTCTTCTGCTACCAATGTAACCGTACTGTCACCGTCACTATAGCGTCCTCCGATCCCTCTTGTCCCATATGCCAAGGTGGCTTCCTCGAAGAATACGAAAACCCTATCCCTAATCAAGCTTCCAACTTCCGTAACCCGAATCCAGTTTCCCACTCCTCCTCGTCGTTATCAGATCCGTTCTCTTCCATCCTCCCCCTCCTTACGGCTATGAATTCTTCACCATCTCCTGCTTATGTTGACCTTGAGAGCACAGGCTTATTCGAGTCGACCGTGACAACTCGAGCTGACCCGTTCGCTTTCGATCCGTTTACCTTCATTCGGAATCATCTCAGCGATCTTCGTTCAAGCGGGGCGCAAATCGAGTTTGTGATCCAGAACAGCCCATCCGAGTCAGGCTTTCGGCTTCCGGCAAACCTCGGGGATTATTTCATCGGCCCAGGGCTCGAGCAATTGATCCAACAGCTAGCCGAAAATGATCCGAACCGGTACGGGACCCCACCAGCATCGAAGTCGGCCATCGATTCGCTACCGTCGGTGAAGATAACAAAGGATCACTTGAGTTCAAAGTCCAACCAGTGCgcagttttcatggatgatttcgaGGAAGGGATTCAAGCGAAGCGGATGCCCTGCAGGCATCTTTATCATAAGGATTGCATATTGCCGTGGCTGGAGCTTCATAATTCGTGCCCTGTGTGCCGTCACGAGTTGCCTACGGATGACCCTGATTATGAGAGGAGGGTTCGTGGGGCACAGGGGACTAATGGAGGTAACGATGGTGCTGATACTGGTGGGAGTGGGCAGAGGTCTGCAGGGGATAATCAGACGGCGGAGAGGAGTTTTAGGATATCGCTGCCTTGGCCATTTCAAGCTCGAGCGTCTGGCTCAGGATCAGCTGATAATGCGGAGACCAGACAAGAAGATTTGGATTGA